A DNA window from Rhizobium jaguaris contains the following coding sequences:
- a CDS encoding lytic transglycosylase domain-containing protein, whose protein sequence is MKNLIIAAAACVSVLLTGYDCAFAGPRDEKTKTLPLKTITRTTGYATPNVPAELRDTENSIAAQNPYSAVIAKYAKQNGVPVELATAVVQIESNFNPKKRGSAGEIGLMQVKPTTAKLMGYAGSAKGLYDPDTNIKFGMKYLAMAQKLGGGPTCNTILKYNAGHAATRMNPVSQEYCGKVLALLD, encoded by the coding sequence ATGAAAAATCTGATTATTGCCGCTGCAGCGTGCGTGAGCGTGCTGCTGACAGGATATGATTGCGCCTTCGCTGGCCCACGCGACGAAAAAACCAAGACCCTTCCTTTAAAGACCATCACACGCACGACCGGCTATGCCACACCGAATGTTCCCGCCGAATTGCGCGATACGGAAAATTCCATTGCCGCACAAAATCCCTACTCGGCCGTGATTGCCAAATACGCCAAGCAGAACGGCGTGCCGGTCGAATTGGCAACCGCAGTTGTTCAGATCGAAAGCAATTTCAATCCTAAAAAGCGCGGCAGCGCCGGCGAGATCGGCCTGATGCAGGTCAAGCCTACCACTGCGAAGCTGATGGGCTATGCCGGCAGTGCCAAGGGGCTTTACGATCCCGACACGAACATTAAGTTCGGCATGAAATACCTCGCCATGGCACAGAAGCTTGGCGGCGGACCGACCTGCAACACCATCCTCAAATACAATGCCGGCCACGCGGCGACGCGCATGAATCCTGTCTCGCAGGAATATTGCGGCAAGGTGCTGGCGCTCCTTGATTAA
- a CDS encoding N-acetylmuramoyl-L-alanine amidase, whose product MSSFAADYAGASVQPSANYGERKDGRKPDMILLHYTGMGTAEGALDWLCRDESQVSSHYFIFEDGRVIQLVPEERRAWHAGKSAWHNEADINSLSIGIEIANAGHPGGLPDFPDAQIEAIIELCRDCGHRWAISPERVLGHSDVAPVRKVDPGEKFPWARLAAAGVGHWVEPTPIRGGRFFQKGDAGQPIEALQSMLSLYGYSTEITGEFSTKLEGDVEAFQRHFRQERVDGIADFSTIDTLHRLLSALPRFS is encoded by the coding sequence ATGAGTTCCTTTGCGGCAGATTATGCAGGCGCCAGCGTGCAGCCGTCGGCGAACTATGGCGAGCGGAAGGACGGGCGCAAGCCGGACATGATCCTCCTGCACTATACTGGCATGGGCACGGCCGAAGGTGCGCTTGACTGGCTCTGCCGCGACGAGAGCCAGGTGTCGAGCCACTACTTCATCTTCGAGGATGGGCGCGTGATCCAGCTCGTGCCGGAGGAACGTCGGGCCTGGCATGCCGGCAAGAGCGCCTGGCACAACGAGGCCGACATCAACTCGCTGTCGATCGGCATTGAAATTGCCAATGCCGGCCATCCCGGCGGGCTGCCCGACTTTCCCGACGCGCAGATCGAAGCAATTATCGAACTTTGTCGCGATTGCGGCCATCGCTGGGCAATTTCACCTGAGCGTGTACTTGGACACTCCGATGTCGCCCCGGTCCGCAAGGTCGATCCGGGCGAAAAATTCCCGTGGGCGCGACTGGCCGCAGCAGGGGTCGGTCATTGGGTCGAGCCGACGCCGATCAGAGGTGGGCGGTTTTTCCAGAAGGGCGATGCGGGACAGCCGATCGAGGCGCTGCAATCCATGCTCTCGCTCTATGGTTACAGTACGGAAATTACAGGCGAATTCTCCACGAAGCTGGAGGGTGACGTCGAGGCTTTCCAGCGTCATTTCCGCCAGGAGAGGGTGGACGGGATCGCCGATTTTTCGACCATCGACACGCTGCATCGCTTGCTGTCCGCACTGCCTCGTTTTTCCTAA
- a CDS encoding J domain-containing protein: MSFWEKLLNAVGGTAGNALSAVVEAIRTLFEGDPETRRKVAFSVAIIALSAKMAKADGVVTENEVNAFREIFEFPPDQAKNVARLYNLARQDVAGYEAYAEKLSSLCVTCSKNCPVLEDVLDGLFHIAKADGLIHEKEMAFLQHIAQIFHMSEQRFEQIMARHVSVGGRDPYKVLGVSPQDDFKTIRRRYHGLVYENHPDRLVSRGVPEEFHLIANERMAALNAAYAEIEKERRAA, from the coding sequence ATGTCGTTCTGGGAAAAATTGCTGAATGCTGTTGGTGGCACCGCTGGCAATGCCCTGTCGGCGGTGGTTGAAGCCATTCGCACGCTGTTCGAAGGCGATCCGGAAACCCGCCGCAAGGTAGCCTTTTCCGTCGCCATCATCGCGCTTTCCGCCAAGATGGCGAAGGCCGACGGTGTGGTGACTGAAAACGAAGTCAACGCATTCCGCGAGATCTTCGAATTTCCGCCGGACCAGGCGAAGAACGTTGCGCGTCTTTATAATCTGGCCCGCCAGGACGTCGCCGGTTACGAAGCCTATGCCGAGAAGCTGTCGTCGCTCTGCGTCACCTGCTCAAAGAATTGTCCGGTACTGGAAGACGTGCTCGACGGTCTTTTCCATATCGCCAAGGCTGACGGCCTGATTCACGAGAAGGAAATGGCCTTCCTGCAGCATATTGCCCAGATCTTCCATATGAGCGAGCAGCGGTTCGAGCAGATCATGGCTCGCCATGTCAGCGTCGGCGGCCGCGATCCTTATAAGGTACTTGGCGTGTCGCCCCAGGATGATTTCAAGACCATCCGTCGCCGCTACCATGGCCTGGTTTATGAGAACCACCCCGATCGCCTCGTCTCACGCGGCGTGCCGGAAGAATTCCACCTCATCGCCAATGAGCGTATGGCGGCCCTCAACGCAGCATATGCGGAAATCGAGAAAGAACGCCGCGCTGCATGA